The following proteins come from a genomic window of Dreissena polymorpha isolate Duluth1 chromosome 1, UMN_Dpol_1.0, whole genome shotgun sequence:
- the LOC127846581 gene encoding alpha-1,3-mannosyl-glycoprotein 4-beta-N-acetylglucosaminyltransferase C-like, with protein sequence MLERFKDFKVVVGLISGFTLGLQFVVIYNFAYSQNAYSIPSRRLSSKLQEAANVTDTSLIYRVASSHNHPCSEHLVHTSDRPLPEGSRKHDKRRLTIAIPTIRRPKDNYFETMLQFMINSTTPEQLKEIFFVIFLADFNQTHWKADLEKKLRERYSEQFHTGTLHVIQAPFEFYKGMGEFGNNSYLFWRTKQNYDYAYIMKYCENFSDYYMQMEDDVIPVTNYYGAILDFIHKQSDDNWVMLEFSTLGFIGKLYHSNHISKLANLLLMFSHTQPVDYTFLYFNMLMGGRKEIRKPTLFQHMGFQSSLEKKTQPLKDKFFDFPEKKFKGDNPGAKLYTNIEHGEDFPLELAYSRSPGFFWSTESGKIDSRLTILFNVSQALLRVLVLTGSRDHPRDIIYNGVVEGSVSFVGTGNNRECKGTIQLGVFKDGQASIEKEEIQQAFGGVQIKCLQIRLTREQVEWVIVREIAVFVDKKSD encoded by the exons ATGTTGGAAAGGTTCAAAGACTTCAAGGTCGTCGTCGGGCTGATTTCCGGTTTTACACTTGGACTCCAGTTTGTTGTCATTTACA ATTTCGCCTACAGTCAGAATGCATACAGTATTCCGAGCAGAAGGTTGTCGAGCAAGCTGCAg GAGGCCGCCAACGTCACCGATACGTCTCTGATTTACAGAGTTGCTTCGTCACACAACCATCCATGTAGCGAACATCTGGTACACACGAGTGACCGCCCTTTGCCCGAGGGTTCACGAAAACATGATAAAA GACGTCTTACAATCGCCATTCCGACCATTAGGCGACCCAAAGACAATTACTTCGAGACAATGCTGCAGTTCATGATCAACTCCACAACACCGGAACAACTCAAAGAAATCTTCTTCGTAATTTTCCTCGCCGATTTTAACCAGACTCATTGGAAAGCAGACCTAGAGAAGAAACTACGTGAACGGTACTCCGAACAGTTTCACACGGGAACGTTACACGTTATACAAGCACCTTTTGAATTTTACAAAGGTATGGGGGAGTTTGGCAATAACAGCTATTTGTTTTGGCGTACCAAACAGAACTATGACTACGCTTATATCATGAAATATTGCGAGAATTTTTCAGATTACTACATGCAAATGGAAGATGACGTCATACCCGTGACAAATTACTACGGTGCTATTTTAGACTTCATTCACAAGCAATCAGACGACAACTGGGTGATGTTGGAGTTTTCCACGCTTGGCTTTATTGGCAAACTGTATCATTCTAACCACATTTCAAAACTTGCCAACTTGCTTCTCATGTTTTCACACACTCAACCTGTTGATTATACGTTTCTTTATTTCAATATGTTAATGGGCGGCAGGAAAGAAATTCGCAAACCTACATTGTTTCAACACATGGGATTCCAGTCGAGTTTAGAAAAAAAGACGCAGCCATTGAAAGACAAGTTCTTCGACTTTCCTGAGAAGAAATTCAAGGGAGATAATCCGGGTGCAAAATTGTACACAAACATTGAGCACGGCGAAGATTTTCCACTTGAACTAGCGTACTCCAGATCTCCTGGTTTCTTTTGGAGTACTGAAAGTGGAAAAATTGATTCCCGTTTGACAATACTTTTTAACGTATCTCAAGCATTATTACGTGTTTTAGTGTTAACCGGAAGTAGAGATCACCCACGTGACATCATCTACAATGGCGTCGTTGAAGGTAGTGTGAGTTTTGTAGGAACTGGGAATAATCGCGAATGTAAGGGTACTATACAACTTGGGGTGTTTAAAGACGGACAAGCTTCTATTGAGAAGGAAGAAATACAACAGGCGTTTGGTGGTGTACAAATCAAATGCCTTCAGATTCGATTAACTAGGGAACAAGTAGAATGGGTGATAGTGAGAGAAATTGCAGTGTTTGTTGACAAGAAGTCAGATTAA